In the genome of Doryrhamphus excisus isolate RoL2022-K1 chromosome 11, RoL_Dexc_1.0, whole genome shotgun sequence, one region contains:
- the plac8l1 gene encoding PLAC8-like protein 1 isoform X2, with product MEQTIVTHQPLLSGSRFQEKEDGGFPTGSGANWRSNAVSFPSAVALTQPGLGVTTTTVTTITQTGGDWSTGLFDVDADQTTCFIGAVAPCCLDLILAHLYGECLCLPLLPGSTIAMRVALRERYKIQGSICDDWTTVCCCYSLAMCQMVREMKRRTMTRTYHVSTTLDCS from the exons ATGGAGCAGACCATTGTCACACACCA ACCCCTTTTATCAGGGTCCAGGTTTCAGGAGAAAGAAGATGGAGGCTTCCCCACAGGAAGTGGCGCTAACTGGAGGTCAAATGCCGTCTCTTTTCCGAGCGCAGTCGCACTGACGCAGCCCGGCTTGGGTGTAACCACGACGACCGTTACCACCATCACACAGACGGGGGGCGACTGGAGCACTGGCCTGTTTGACGTCGATGCAGACCAGACCACAT GTTTTATCGGTGCCGTGGCGCCATGCTGTTTGGACCTGATTCTAGCACATCTGTATGGCGAGTGCCTTTGTTTGCCTCTGCTGCCAGGATCTACCATCGCCATGAGGGTGGCACTCAGGGAGAGGTACAAGATACAA GGCAGCATATGTGACGACTGGACCACGGTGTGTTGCTGCTACTCTCTGGCCATGTGTCAGATGGTGCGTGAGATGAAGCGACGGACGATGACACGGACGTACCATGTGTCCACCACGCTGGATTGCTCCTGA
- the plac8l1 gene encoding PLAC8-like protein 1 isoform X1, giving the protein MTKQEKGVRAVSYCPSRLWHSSLQWRPLLSGSRFQEKEDGGFPTGSGANWRSNAVSFPSAVALTQPGLGVTTTTVTTITQTGGDWSTGLFDVDADQTTCFIGAVAPCCLDLILAHLYGECLCLPLLPGSTIAMRVALRERYKIQGSICDDWTTVCCCYSLAMCQMVREMKRRTMTRTYHVSTTLDCS; this is encoded by the exons atgacaaaacaggaaaaggGTGTCCGTGCGGTGTCCTACTGCCCATCTCGTCTTTGGCACAGTAGTCTTCAATGGAG ACCCCTTTTATCAGGGTCCAGGTTTCAGGAGAAAGAAGATGGAGGCTTCCCCACAGGAAGTGGCGCTAACTGGAGGTCAAATGCCGTCTCTTTTCCGAGCGCAGTCGCACTGACGCAGCCCGGCTTGGGTGTAACCACGACGACCGTTACCACCATCACACAGACGGGGGGCGACTGGAGCACTGGCCTGTTTGACGTCGATGCAGACCAGACCACAT GTTTTATCGGTGCCGTGGCGCCATGCTGTTTGGACCTGATTCTAGCACATCTGTATGGCGAGTGCCTTTGTTTGCCTCTGCTGCCAGGATCTACCATCGCCATGAGGGTGGCACTCAGGGAGAGGTACAAGATACAA GGCAGCATATGTGACGACTGGACCACGGTGTGTTGCTGCTACTCTCTGGCCATGTGTCAGATGGTGCGTGAGATGAAGCGACGGACGATGACACGGACGTACCATGTGTCCACCACGCTGGATTGCTCCTGA